A region of Streptomyces paludis DNA encodes the following proteins:
- a CDS encoding serine/threonine-protein kinase, with protein MRPVGSKYLLDEPIGRGATGTVWRARQRETAGAEAAVAGGPGETVAIKVLKEELAHDPDVVMRFLRERSVLLRLTHPNIVRTRDLVVEGDLLALVMDLVEGPDLHRYLRENGPFSPVAAALVTAQIADALAASHHDGVVHRDLKPANVLLKSDGDQLHPMLTDFGIARLADSPGLTRAHEFVGTPAYVAPESAEGRPQTSAVDIYGAGILLYELVTGQPPFAGATALEVLQRHLSEEPRRPGNVPEPLWTVIERCLRKEPGQRPSAQSLAHALRVVADGIGAHATPDGISAALGVGALLAPDPAPAPVPGSPGGEADPTQVLPSNAGSYDPNAATSFLPTTGPNAATSVLPTGAVPGGAEPTAMMPPVPPAEPDGPHPWQGQLQAARDRNEQTQVQYLDPSEDPLRRRPQRQPQQPPHPPQQAPYPQQGQQQGPQQGQQPYGQQQYGPPQGQQQYGPPPQQPPPQQQPQRSQRRSQRSQQQQQQQQPQQQQQRFAPQPPPQQEPPRPAPRPEREPRPPREPRQRSSNPMKIPGLGCLKGCLFMVILLFVGCWLLWTLTPLPEWVGSTRGFFSALGQAYDKVSDWAARVRSFSG; from the coding sequence GTGCGGCCCGTAGGCAGCAAATATCTGCTCGATGAGCCCATCGGACGCGGCGCCACCGGCACCGTGTGGCGCGCTCGTCAGCGGGAGACCGCAGGGGCCGAGGCGGCCGTGGCCGGCGGTCCGGGCGAGACCGTCGCGATCAAGGTCCTCAAGGAGGAGCTGGCGCACGATCCGGACGTGGTGATGCGCTTCCTGCGCGAGCGCTCCGTACTGCTCCGGCTCACCCACCCCAATATCGTCCGCACCCGCGACCTGGTGGTCGAGGGCGATCTCCTCGCGCTCGTCATGGACCTGGTCGAGGGGCCCGACCTGCACCGCTATCTGCGGGAGAACGGCCCGTTCAGCCCGGTCGCCGCCGCCCTGGTGACCGCCCAGATCGCGGACGCGCTCGCCGCCAGCCACCACGACGGCGTCGTGCACCGGGACCTCAAGCCCGCCAACGTCCTCCTGAAGAGCGACGGCGACCAGCTGCACCCGATGCTCACCGACTTCGGCATCGCGCGCCTCGCGGACTCCCCGGGGCTGACCCGCGCCCACGAGTTCGTCGGCACCCCGGCCTATGTCGCGCCGGAGTCCGCCGAGGGCCGCCCGCAGACCTCCGCCGTCGACATCTACGGCGCGGGCATCCTGCTGTACGAACTGGTCACCGGCCAGCCGCCGTTCGCCGGCGCGACCGCGCTCGAAGTGCTCCAGCGCCATCTCAGCGAGGAGCCGCGCCGCCCCGGCAACGTGCCCGAACCGCTGTGGACGGTCATCGAGCGCTGTCTGCGCAAGGAGCCCGGCCAGCGGCCCAGCGCCCAGAGCCTGGCGCACGCCCTGCGGGTCGTCGCGGACGGGATCGGCGCGCACGCCACCCCCGACGGGATCAGCGCCGCGCTCGGCGTCGGCGCGCTCCTCGCCCCGGACCCGGCGCCCGCGCCGGTCCCCGGCAGCCCCGGCGGCGAGGCCGACCCGACCCAGGTCCTGCCGAGCAACGCGGGTTCGTACGACCCCAACGCGGCGACCAGCTTCCTGCCGACCACCGGGCCCAACGCGGCGACCAGCGTGCTGCCGACGGGCGCGGTGCCCGGCGGCGCCGAACCGACCGCGATGATGCCGCCCGTACCGCCGGCCGAGCCGGACGGACCGCACCCGTGGCAGGGCCAGCTCCAGGCCGCGCGCGACCGCAACGAGCAGACGCAGGTCCAGTACCTCGACCCGAGCGAGGACCCGCTGCGCCGCCGCCCGCAGCGCCAGCCCCAGCAGCCTCCGCACCCGCCGCAGCAGGCCCCGTACCCGCAACAGGGCCAGCAGCAGGGCCCGCAGCAGGGGCAACAGCCTTACGGGCAGCAGCAGTACGGGCCCCCGCAGGGCCAGCAGCAGTACGGACCGCCGCCCCAGCAGCCACCGCCCCAGCAGCAGCCCCAGCGGTCGCAGCGCCGGTCGCAGCGGTCCCAGCAACAGCAACAGCAGCAACAACCGCAACAGCAGCAGCAGCGGTTCGCGCCCCAGCCGCCGCCCCAGCAGGAGCCCCCGCGTCCGGCGCCCCGCCCGGAGCGCGAACCGCGCCCGCCGCGCGAGCCGCGTCAGCGCAGCTCCAACCCGATGAAGATCCCCGGGCTCGGCTGCCTCAAGGGCTGCCTGTTCATGGTGATCCTGCTCTTCGTCGGCTGCTGGCTCCTGTGGACGCTGACCCCGCTGCCCGAGTGGGTCGGCAGCACCCGGGGCTTCTTCTCCGCGCTCGGCCAGGCCTACGACAAGGTGTCGGACTGGGCGGCGCGGGTGCGGAGCTTCAGCGGCTGA